A part of Methanohalobium evestigatum Z-7303 genomic DNA contains:
- a CDS encoding IS630 family transposase (programmed frameshift): MTKPEQIPIQKHITYDELLYLIRHEKYARVLTRLYFIKYRYEGNSVIISSERVGISSPVGHRWQKRWNESGYEGLIPRYTGGRPPKLTQQQKDQLKQILKSRNGWTTNQVRELIINEFGVEYCLMQIRRILKEFGMKYAKPYPHDYRKPDDADEILKNIPELDENTIIGFLDETSPQNNANTLRFWSFNKPQIYRNTWIKVNTLGFYALNGKSVIEFSPHSKKEDVCEFLMNIRKNNPDKRIVIILDNFRSHHAKTVVECAANNGIELVYLPPYSPELNPIEFIWKSIRRVISGFFAIDTDHMKQLIYEAFMQLSANISFAKGWIKEFIVDKFIQRKLCY; this comes from the exons ATGACAAAACCTGAACAAATACCCATTCAAAAGCATATTACATACGATGAACTTTTATACCTTATAAGACACGAGAAATACGCAAGGGTACTGACGAGATTATATTTTATCAAGTACCGCTATGAGGGTAACAGCGTAATAATTTCTTCTGAACGAGTGGGGATCTCGAGTCCAGTAGGTCATCGATGGCAGAAGAGATGGAATGAATCTGGATATGAGGGATTGATTCCGCGATACACCGGAGGAAGACCACCAAAACTCACACAGCAGCAGAAAGACCAGCTTAAACAGATACTTAAATCCAGGAATGGTTGGACTACAAATCAGGTTAGAGAACTCATAATCAATGAGTTCGGTGTGGAATATTGTCTTATGCAGATACGAAGGATTCTCAAAGAATTTGGTATGAAATACGCTAAGCCTTATCCACACGACTACCGAAAACCTGATGATGCCGACGAAATTTTA AAAAACATTCCTGAATTGGATGAGAACACCATTATCGGATTCCTCGATGAAACTTCTCCACAGAATAATGCTAATACCCTGAGATTCTGGTCATTCAACAAACCCCAGATATACAGGAATACTTGGATTAAAGTAAACACTTTAGGGTTCTATGCGCTAAACGGCAAATCTGTAATCGAGTTCAGCCCACATTCAAAGAAAGAGGATGTATGTGAGTTCCTGATGAATATCAGGAAAAACAATCCTGATAAAAGGATTGTCATAATCCTTGATAACTTCAGATCGCATCATGCAAAAACTGTTGTTGAATGCGCAGCCAATAACGGTATCGAACTGGTATATCTGCCTCCATACTCTCCAGAACTAAATCCTATCGAGTTTATATGGAAAAGTATCAGGAGAGTAATATCCGGATTCTTCGCCATCGATACAGATCACATGAAACAGCTGATTTATGAAGCGTTCATGCAATTATCAGCAAATATCAGTTTTGCAAAAGGTTGGATAAAGGAGTTTATTGTGGATAAATTTATACAACGAAAGTTATGTTACTGA
- the eif1A gene encoding translation initiation factor eIF-1A, which translates to MRKDRNNNRKQSTDAPAVTRVRTPRKDKNEVFATVSTLLGGKRVKLQCMDGTERMGRIPGSKKKRMWIREGDIVIALPWDFQDEKADVIWKYTRPQIEWLDKKGYLSKG; encoded by the coding sequence ATGAGAAAGGATAGAAATAATAACCGTAAACAATCAACTGATGCCCCTGCTGTTACAAGGGTTCGTACTCCACGAAAAGATAAAAATGAAGTATTTGCTACTGTTTCTACACTGCTGGGCGGAAAAAGAGTTAAGCTCCAGTGTATGGACGGAACTGAAAGAATGGGAAGAATTCCGGGTTCTAAGAAAAAAAGGATGTGGATTCGTGAAGGAGACATTGTTATAGCACTACCTTGGGATTTCCAGGATGAAAAAGCTGATGTCATTTGGAAATATACCAGACCACAAATTGAGTGGTTAGATAAAAAAGGATACTTAAGTAAAGGATAA
- a CDS encoding helix-turn-helix domain-containing protein — protein MPTDTGTDIKDYKQIRNDIKKHLKESDITIGDLANRFGVSKVFVREIKRELRTQNQAYFQRNIPDKNNWFYCYKCKVYIPACNYKACEYYPCKK, from the coding sequence ATGCCGACAGACACTGGAACTGACATAAAAGATTACAAACAAATAAGAAATGACATAAAAAAACATCTAAAGGAATCAGATATCACGATAGGAGATTTAGCTAATCGTTTTGGTGTAAGCAAAGTATTTGTCAGGGAAATAAAACGGGAGTTGAGAACTCAAAATCAAGCATATTTTCAACGTAATATTCCTGATAAAAATAACTGGTTCTACTGTTATAAATGTAAGGTCTATATACCAGCATGTAACTACAAAGCATGCGAATATTATCCATGTAAAAAATAA
- a CDS encoding ABC transporter ATP-binding protein — MYNQYLIEIKNLNKIYSDGTEVKALDGVNLTIKHGEFMAIVGPSGSGKSTLLHILGILDTPTQGSIIIDNKNITSMSDKERSKARNKMLGFIFQYHNLLPDFTALENVMIPLLISGYSKNEAKESAQNMLKEVGLEDRMYHKPGELSGGQNQRVSVARALVNNPTIVIGDEPTGNLDTKTSDRIYELLRKLNRERGQTFILVTHDENMAKKTDRIERLIDGKIVNS; from the coding sequence ATGTACAACCAGTACCTTATAGAAATAAAAAACTTGAACAAAATATATTCTGATGGTACAGAAGTAAAAGCTCTGGATGGTGTTAATCTTACTATAAAACATGGTGAATTTATGGCAATCGTGGGCCCTTCAGGCTCGGGTAAGAGTACACTTTTGCATATTCTAGGTATTTTGGATACACCTACTCAAGGTTCAATAATAATAGATAATAAAAATATAACCAGTATGTCTGACAAAGAACGTTCCAAAGCTAGAAATAAAATGCTGGGTTTTATTTTCCAGTATCACAACTTATTACCTGATTTTACAGCTCTTGAAAATGTTATGATACCTCTCCTTATATCGGGTTACAGTAAAAATGAGGCAAAAGAATCTGCACAGAATATGCTTAAGGAAGTTGGACTTGAAGATCGCATGTACCACAAACCCGGTGAACTTTCAGGGGGTCAAAACCAACGTGTATCGGTTGCAAGAGCGCTGGTAAATAACCCGACAATTGTTATAGGTGATGAACCTACCGGAAACCTTGATACAAAAACAAGTGACAGAATATATGAACTTCTGAGAAAACTTAACCGTGAACGCGGTCAAACGTTCATACTCGTTACACATGACGAAAATATGGCTAAAAAAACCGACCGTATAGAAAGATTAATTGATGGAAAAATTGTCAACTCGTAA
- a CDS encoding peptidylprolyl isomerase, with amino-acid sequence MTEGENKTLTLPPDVVYGKYRESRVQSLTIEQFKNSTKTIPIVWKTI; translated from the coding sequence ATGACAGAAGGAGAAAACAAAACCCTTACTCTACCGCCTGATGTTGTATATGGAAAATACCGTGAAAGTAGGGTGCAGTCACTGACAATAGAACAATTCAAGAACTCCACTAAAACCATACCTATAGTCTGGAAAACTATTTGA
- a CDS encoding glycine/sarcosine N-methyltransferase, which produces MNNTKNQDFGDNPTDVRKSDHYQEEYVTGFVDKWDELIDWESRAKGEGNTIINILKERGVKKVLDVATGTGFNSVRLLQAGFEVVSADGNPEMLAKAFENARKYGYLMRTVQADWRWMKQDVHENFDAIICLGNSFTHLFNERDRRKALAEFYALLKHDGVLLLDQRNYDSILDQGYSSKHAHYYCGDSVSVYPEHVDEGLARFRYEFLDNSVYYLNMFPLRKGYTRRLLHEVGFQEIKTLGDFKETYKEDEPDFFLHVAEKEYKME; this is translated from the coding sequence ATGAATAATACAAAAAATCAGGATTTTGGAGATAATCCGACTGATGTTAGGAAATCAGACCATTATCAGGAGGAATACGTTACCGGATTTGTCGATAAATGGGACGAACTCATTGACTGGGAGAGCCGGGCTAAAGGTGAAGGTAACACCATAATAAATATATTGAAAGAAAGAGGAGTCAAAAAGGTTCTTGATGTTGCTACAGGGACAGGTTTCAACTCCGTGCGGTTGTTACAGGCAGGTTTTGAAGTTGTAAGTGCAGACGGAAACCCTGAAATGCTTGCCAAAGCCTTTGAAAACGCCAGAAAATACGGTTATCTGATGCGTACTGTACAGGCTGACTGGAGATGGATGAAACAGGACGTTCATGAAAATTTTGACGCTATAATCTGTCTTGGTAATTCATTCACACATCTTTTTAATGAACGCGACAGAAGAAAGGCATTGGCTGAGTTTTATGCACTGTTAAAACACGATGGTGTACTGTTGCTTGACCAGCGTAATTACGATTCTATACTCGACCAGGGATACTCAAGCAAACACGCTCATTATTACTGTGGAGACAGTGTTTCAGTGTATCCCGAACACGTCGATGAAGGGCTTGCAAGGTTTAGATACGAGTTCTTGGACAACTCAGTCTACTATCTCAACATGTTTCCATTGAGAAAAGGTTACACAAGAAGACTTCTGCATGAGGTTGGATTCCAGGAAATTAAAACTCTCGGGGATTTTAAAGAAACATACAAAGAGGATGAACCCGATTTCTTCCTTCATGTTGCTGAAAAAGAATACAAAATGGAGTAA
- a CDS encoding mechanosensitive ion channel family protein produces MAVHTPIMDSLYNAASQFIEFIPMLVAIIVLLIVGKYTGKGLGKLGSKILDKIGLDNLLDKTVVGKMIKNSAMTTVGFFDAVIRWFVYLIFAVIIVDMLNIQIVSDFITDVIAFLPLIASAAIVIVIGFIVIDFLADVVKKALSAAGLDDKIAESSIGSSMKESGTSASGLISGFVKLFGYLLFLAAALNILQLDIIANLIGQMVEYVPNLAAGILILLAGILALGMFEKYLDGFLKGMNVGSADVLLPLLKGVLFLLVIFIALDTMLVNIGVFNFVIQPLAWGIAIIIAFRFGIKDAIVAYAKEKRE; encoded by the coding sequence ATGGCAGTACATACACCAATAATGGATAGTTTATACAACGCTGCAAGCCAATTTATCGAGTTTATCCCGATGCTTGTAGCAATTATTGTCCTTTTGATAGTAGGAAAATACACCGGTAAAGGATTGGGTAAACTTGGGTCAAAGATACTGGATAAGATTGGTCTGGACAATTTACTGGACAAAACCGTAGTCGGAAAAATGATTAAAAATTCGGCCATGACAACGGTTGGATTTTTTGATGCTGTTATACGATGGTTTGTATATCTCATATTTGCAGTAATAATTGTAGATATGCTGAATATACAGATAGTCAGTGATTTCATAACCGATGTGATTGCATTTCTACCACTGATTGCTTCTGCTGCAATAGTGATTGTTATTGGTTTCATTGTAATAGACTTCCTTGCAGATGTTGTAAAAAAAGCTTTGAGTGCTGCAGGACTTGATGATAAAATCGCTGAAAGTTCTATAGGAAGTTCAATGAAAGAAAGTGGTACCAGTGCATCTGGACTTATATCTGGATTCGTAAAACTGTTTGGTTACCTGCTGTTTTTAGCAGCTGCACTTAATATCCTTCAATTGGATATTATCGCAAATCTCATTGGACAGATGGTAGAATATGTTCCAAACCTTGCAGCCGGTATCTTGATACTGCTTGCAGGTATTCTAGCATTGGGAATGTTTGAGAAATATCTGGATGGTTTCCTGAAAGGGATGAATGTAGGGAGTGCAGATGTTCTGCTTCCTCTACTTAAAGGAGTGCTATTCCTTCTTGTAATATTCATAGCCCTTGACACCATGCTTGTCAATATCGGTGTATTCAATTTCGTTATACAACCGCTTGCATGGGGTATCGCAATAATAATTGCGTTTAGGTTTGGCATCAAAGATGCAATCGTGGCTTACGCCAAAGAGAAGAGAGAATAA
- a CDS encoding ABC transporter permease, translating into MYEFAIAFRHISSRRRHSIFSVLSVALAIAMIVVLMSMVSGFRIELIDSTTENSPHIIVNPESDDEFIHLYRHLDKIIKQHEGVVATSPYFEKQVALDYKDNSHGVKLKGVNPDAEMNVMHVDDDIIKGSFTDLSTIRNGIILGDKLAENLEVDLGERVDASSPVSGSVSFKVVGIMDTGTPKDETLAYSKLDDVQDFSDENDVVTGIGVRVQDIYQADNIAFYIEDNSAYEAESWLESNAEILELLNTQLVFSWILYTLIYITAGFGIANTLITVVMEKKREIGMLKAMGATRSSILLIFISESTILGTAGVLSGCILGYLLAALIDAYSIQIPSEVYLGLTTLPVNIEIMNFVYATVFAFIINIIAGVYPANRAAKLDPVDAIENA; encoded by the coding sequence ATGTATGAATTCGCCATTGCATTTCGACACATAAGTTCACGAAGGCGACATTCAATATTTTCTGTGCTTTCTGTAGCACTGGCAATTGCTATGATAGTTGTCCTGATGTCAATGGTTTCAGGTTTCAGGATAGAACTCATTGACAGCACAACCGAAAATTCGCCACATATAATCGTTAATCCAGAAAGCGATGATGAGTTTATACATCTTTACCGGCATCTCGATAAGATTATAAAACAGCATGAGGGTGTTGTGGCTACATCACCTTATTTTGAAAAACAGGTCGCTCTTGATTATAAAGACAATTCTCACGGAGTTAAACTTAAAGGTGTAAATCCTGATGCAGAAATGAATGTTATGCATGTAGATGATGATATCATTAAAGGCAGTTTTACAGATTTATCCACTATCCGTAATGGAATAATTCTTGGTGACAAACTGGCAGAAAACCTTGAAGTAGACCTTGGTGAACGGGTTGATGCTTCATCTCCAGTTTCTGGTTCTGTTTCTTTCAAAGTCGTAGGAATAATGGATACTGGAACGCCTAAAGATGAAACACTCGCTTATTCAAAACTGGATGATGTACAGGATTTTTCCGATGAAAACGATGTAGTAACAGGGATAGGTGTACGTGTTCAGGATATATATCAGGCTGATAACATCGCTTTTTACATAGAGGATAATTCTGCATATGAGGCTGAAAGCTGGTTGGAATCAAATGCTGAAATCCTTGAACTGCTGAACACACAACTGGTATTCTCATGGATACTATACACGCTGATATATATTACCGCAGGATTCGGTATAGCGAACACACTAATAACAGTCGTCATGGAGAAGAAAAGAGAAATCGGCATGTTAAAAGCAATGGGTGCCACCCGTTCAAGTATCCTCCTGATTTTTATATCCGAATCTACAATACTTGGCACAGCAGGCGTACTTTCGGGTTGTATTTTGGGATACCTGTTGGCTGCTTTGATAGATGCATACAGCATCCAGATACCAAGCGAAGTTTATCTAGGTCTAACTACACTACCTGTAAACATAGAAATAATGAATTTTGTATATGCTACAGTTTTTGCATTTATTATCAATATAATCGCAGGTGTGTATCCCGCAAACCGTGCCGCAAAACTTGACCCTGTTGATGCAATTGAAAATGCCTGA
- a CDS encoding IS1 family transposase (programmed frameshift) has protein sequence MNCPKCNSFNHKKNGKVNGRQRYKCHDCGYNFSVELKSTAFPQSVKRQALQLYLEGLGFRSIGRFLGVSHVSVQKWIKKFGQELEDLKSENEMDIVELDELHTYIANKKYCWIWIAVDRVGKKFINCSFGSRGTETGMKLWDKLKGIDIRQGMTDYWKAYAEFIPGDIHIKSKSETFTVEGYNSIFRHFLARLRRKTKCYTKSLEMLKYSILLLMKYRNNELTMID, from the exons GTGAACTGTCCTAAGTGTAATAGTTTTAATCATAAAAAGAATGGTAAAGTCAATGGCCGCCAACGTTACAAATGCCATGACTGCGGATATAACTTTTCAGTAGAACTTAAATCCACTGCTTTTCCTCAATCTGTTAAACGACAGGCATTGCAGCTATATCTTGAAGGATTGGGGTTTCGGTCGATAGGACGTTTTTTAGGTGTAAGTCACGTATCTGTTCAAAAGTGGATAAAGAAATTTGGACAGGAATTAGAGGACCTGAAAAGCGAAAATGAGATGGATATTGTTGAATTGGATGAACTGCATACATACATCGCAAAT AAAAAATATTGCTGGATCTGGATTGCTGTTGATAGAGTTGGGAAAAAATTCATCAACTGCTCGTTTGGCAGTAGAGGAACAGAAACGGGAATGAAACTTTGGGATAAACTAAAGGGAATTGACATCAGGCAAGGAATGACGGATTACTGGAAAGCATACGCTGAGTTCATTCCAGGTGATATTCATATAAAATCAAAATCAGAAACATTCACAGTAGAAGGATATAACAGCATATTTAGACACTTTCTGGCAAGGTTGCGGAGAAAAACAAAGTGTTATACTAAGAGTCTTGAAATGTTAAAATATTCTATACTTCTATTGATGAAGTACAGAAATAATGAATTAACTATGATTGATTAA
- a CDS encoding ATP-binding protein, with protein sequence MGIPEEKQDEIFESFKQADSGTTRKFGGAGLGLTLVKKLVEMHSGNIWVESEPGKGSRFTFIIPRKQN encoded by the coding sequence ATCGGAATTCCTGAAGAAAAACAGGACGAAATATTTGAATCATTTAAACAAGCGGATTCTGGTACTACTCGAAAGTTTGGAGGAGCTGGTCTTGGTTTAACTCTTGTCAAAAAACTGGTGGAAATGCACAGTGGGAATATATGGGTTGAAAGTGAACCTGGTAAAGGAAGTAGATTTACATTTATAATTCCAAGAAAACAGAATTGA
- a CDS encoding DUF1699 family protein, producing MKIRVLSSKDEIENLDENEEMVHLAFRPSNTDIFSIVSKCTNLKALHIPSSYKRTLSESAKMFLDMQGINLLEGDVWGHRKDINEYSEVSDNIYNRIKELKDEGLSDDEIVDKMKKETKLGPDFVEFLIKQKYA from the coding sequence ATGAAAATCCGTGTATTAAGTTCTAAAGATGAAATAGAGAATTTGGATGAAAACGAAGAAATGGTTCATCTGGCTTTCAGACCATCCAATACAGATATATTTTCGATAGTATCTAAATGTACAAACCTTAAAGCTCTTCATATACCAAGTTCATATAAAAGGACTCTTTCAGAGTCTGCAAAAATGTTTCTGGACATGCAGGGCATAAACCTGCTCGAAGGTGATGTATGGGGTCACAGAAAAGACATAAACGAGTATTCTGAAGTTTCAGATAACATATACAATCGGATAAAGGAACTCAAAGATGAAGGACTTTCTGATGATGAAATTGTTGATAAAATGAAAAAAGAAACTAAATTGGGTCCTGATTTTGTTGAGTTTCTGATAAAACAAAAATATGCCTAA
- a CDS encoding VTT domain-containing protein translates to MKNFRNGWKQNIDHDRIIIILIFTFIVFWSILLYYYPPSEIVSKVGVHNVYVFAFLLAMIGGVSAFTSTSFYITLITLSAGGADPVYIGVFASIGLTLGDLLFYYLGKKGKQYIPERYGWGIRKLSSYVQKIKDRYIGVLIFTYSLTPLPSDILALTLAVIGYPLKYMIIPLLLGNFALISIMATISQIGFNFLT, encoded by the coding sequence ATGAAAAATTTCCGTAATGGTTGGAAACAAAATATAGACCATGACAGGATAATAATCATCCTTATATTTACCTTTATAGTCTTCTGGAGTATTTTACTATATTATTATCCACCCAGTGAGATTGTCAGTAAAGTCGGTGTACATAATGTTTACGTATTTGCGTTTTTGCTGGCAATGATTGGGGGTGTATCAGCTTTTACATCCACAAGTTTCTATATTACCCTTATTACACTTTCTGCAGGGGGAGCAGACCCAGTATACATAGGTGTTTTTGCAAGTATCGGTCTTACACTGGGTGACCTGTTATTCTACTATCTTGGGAAAAAGGGCAAACAATACATTCCTGAAAGGTATGGATGGGGTATAAGGAAACTTTCCAGTTATGTTCAAAAAATAAAAGACAGATATATAGGTGTTCTTATTTTCACATATTCGCTTACACCATTACCGAGTGATATACTGGCACTTACTCTTGCTGTAATCGGTTATCCTCTTAAATATATGATAATTCCCTTGTTGTTAGGAAATTTTGCACTCATATCAATTATGGCTACTATATCACAGATAGGGTTTAATTTTTTAACCTGA
- a CDS encoding methyltransferase family protein: MVLSSTIILVFCLVAFAVIHSALASLPFKRRLMQFLGSKADTLYMPVYSLIAVLTISPLIYLLIYNPGPILYIVPSPWRWIMVGGQIIAAIVAPRALLDAPHRFKIHSQLSGPNTPEAGALNIKGIYRWVRDPFLLSGIIIIWLTPFMTFNLLVIYALTTIYLYLGSLHWEKRLIAQFGDEYREYQKQVHRIIPYLRGHY, from the coding sequence TTGGTTTTATCTTCCACAATTATTTTAGTTTTTTGTCTGGTAGCATTTGCGGTTATACACAGTGCTCTGGCAAGCCTTCCTTTTAAACGCCGACTTATGCAGTTTTTAGGTTCTAAAGCAGATACACTGTATATGCCAGTATACAGCCTTATAGCGGTGCTGACTATATCTCCACTGATCTACCTGCTGATTTATAATCCAGGACCAATTCTATATATAGTACCCTCTCCATGGCGATGGATAATGGTCGGTGGACAAATAATCGCCGCAATTGTAGCCCCCAGAGCCTTGCTGGATGCACCTCATAGATTTAAAATACATTCTCAGCTGTCTGGTCCTAACACACCTGAAGCAGGCGCCTTAAATATCAAAGGAATTTATCGATGGGTCAGAGATCCTTTTTTACTTTCAGGGATTATTATCATCTGGCTCACACCCTTTATGACCTTCAATTTACTTGTCATATATGCATTAACCACCATATACCTGTATTTAGGGTCGTTACATTGGGAAAAAAGGCTAATTGCCCAATTTGGTGACGAATACAGAGAATACCAGAAACAAGTTCACAGAATAATCCCTTATCTAAGGGGACATTACTAA
- a CDS encoding tetratricopeptide repeat protein: MSTNQDNKNNDSINNEEQILLYEKLTNLSEYIENEQFEDALELCNGLLDKYPEYTPVMLSKANVLSFLERYDEALITYDKILELEPENSQVLYAKAITLSKLGNYHDSILILNDLISYDPDNSYYWIARGFNYYDLNQFHDALQDFESAQHLDPENEKLNELVNLLEKEAD, from the coding sequence ATGTCAACAAATCAAGACAACAAAAATAATGATTCAATAAACAACGAGGAACAAATTTTACTCTACGAAAAACTTACAAACTTATCAGAATATATTGAAAACGAGCAGTTTGAAGATGCACTGGAATTGTGCAATGGGCTTTTGGATAAATACCCCGAATATACACCTGTAATGCTGAGCAAAGCCAATGTTCTAAGTTTTCTGGAGCGTTATGACGAAGCATTGATTACCTATGATAAAATACTTGAGTTAGAACCGGAAAATTCACAGGTATTATATGCAAAAGCAATAACATTGTCAAAGCTTGGCAATTACCATGATTCAATACTAATACTTAATGATTTGATAAGTTATGACCCCGACAATTCTTATTACTGGATTGCCAGAGGATTTAACTATTATGACCTGAATCAATTCCATGATGCACTTCAGGACTTTGAAAGTGCTCAACATCTTGACCCAGAAAATGAAAAACTTAACGAATTGGTTAACTTACTGGAAAAAGAAGCCGATTAA
- a CDS encoding sensor histidine kinase — protein MKKISIPEFIEDLKTELSSFAFEKGLTLDTDINLDTNYIYADKVKLRQILHNLLYNSIKFTSEGSVTIEINQTEYNHQFLLLIPVSEFLKKNRTKYLNHLNKRILVLLESLEELVLV, from the coding sequence ATGAAAAAAATATCAATACCTGAATTCATTGAAGATTTAAAAACAGAATTATCTTCTTTTGCTTTTGAAAAGGGTTTAACTTTGGATACAGATATTAACTTGGATACAAACTATATCTATGCAGACAAGGTGAAACTTAGACAGATACTTCACAATCTTTTATACAATAGCATAAAGTTTACATCTGAAGGTTCAGTTACTATCGAAATTAATCAGACAGAATATAATCACCAGTTCTTGTTGTTGATACCGGTATCGGAATTCCTGAAGAAAAACAGGACGAAATATTTGAATCATTTAAACAAGCGGATTCTGGTACTACTCGAAAGTTTGGAGGAGCTGGTCTTGGTTTAA
- a CDS encoding ABC transporter permease, giving the protein MHYELFIAIKYITSRKRQTFLSVGAIGIAVMMIVISQGFMAGFTEELYDTTVDELAHVTISPEDGNNYIHLYKNLINSVGKIEGVTGVSPYLTGEAIVKHKDDTQNVILKGIVPERETEVSQINRDIIKGNFSELKYTKNSIVVGDDLLPEINAKIGDVVDASFPDANPVSLKIVGVYDTGSDDDRDLIYTSLKTAQDFYGTSDVVNGVSLRIRNVNNDRKIADNIQKMGYEASGWTETNPEILRTIAIETMSNNIMLGLIVIIASFGVVSNLNMTVLEKKKEIGIFRAMGMGKSNIRLIFILESGILGLIGAVTGTIFGIIIALSIGNYPIPAGLYGGLTSIPVVVRPLDVTITVTAVFLLNLIAGVYPAHKAASLNPVEAISG; this is encoded by the coding sequence ATGCATTATGAACTTTTCATTGCTATTAAATACATAACCAGCAGGAAACGCCAAACATTTCTTTCTGTAGGAGCAATCGGGATTGCAGTAATGATGATTGTAATCTCACAGGGGTTTATGGCAGGATTTACTGAAGAACTCTATGATACAACAGTGGATGAATTGGCACATGTAACCATATCGCCTGAGGATGGGAACAATTATATTCATCTTTACAAGAATCTTATAAATAGTGTCGGCAAAATTGAGGGTGTAACAGGTGTTTCACCATATCTTACAGGAGAAGCAATTGTTAAACATAAAGATGACACACAGAATGTAATTTTAAAAGGAATTGTTCCTGAACGTGAAACAGAGGTCTCACAGATTAACAGAGACATAATAAAAGGAAATTTTTCTGAACTAAAATACACTAAAAACAGTATTGTTGTGGGTGATGACCTTTTACCCGAAATAAATGCAAAGATTGGGGATGTTGTAGATGCATCATTTCCGGATGCAAACCCAGTATCGTTAAAGATAGTGGGTGTTTATGATACAGGCAGTGATGATGACCGAGATTTGATCTATACATCGTTAAAAACCGCTCAAGATTTTTATGGAACCTCAGATGTTGTTAATGGTGTATCTTTAAGAATCAGAAATGTCAACAATGACAGAAAAATTGCAGATAATATACAGAAGATGGGTTATGAGGCATCAGGATGGACTGAAACCAATCCAGAAATTTTGAGAACCATAGCTATAGAAACCATGTCCAACAATATCATGCTGGGGTTAATTGTTATTATTGCTTCATTTGGTGTTGTGAGCAACCTCAATATGACGGTTCTTGAAAAGAAAAAAGAAATCGGAATTTTTAGAGCAATGGGTATGGGCAAATCAAATATACGTCTTATTTTTATTCTTGAAAGCGGTATATTGGGGCTGATAGGAGCAGTAACAGGTACAATATTTGGTATAATTATAGCCCTATCAATCGGTAATTATCCAATACCTGCCGGTTTATATGGAGGTCTTACATCAATACCGGTTGTGGTAAGACCACTGGATGTTACTATTACCGTTACGGCTGTTTTCCTGCTGAATCTTATAGCAGGAGTATATCCAGCTCATAAAGCAGCAAGTCTAAATCCTGTGGAAGCTATATCAGGGTGA